In a genomic window of Phragmites australis chromosome 14, lpPhrAust1.1, whole genome shotgun sequence:
- the LOC133891113 gene encoding BTB/POZ and MATH domain-containing protein 3-like, with product MPPPHPSWSRSVTETVRGSHQYTVKGFSLAKGTGPGRYVASDVFAVGGYHWAVYLYPDGKNPEDNANYVSVFVALASDGADVRALFELTLLDQSGRGRHKVHSHFDRSLQAGPYTLKYRGSMWGYKRFYRRSLLETSDFLKNDCLVMNCTVGVVKNRIETPKNIQIHVPPSDMGHCFKELLRVGIGCDITFEVGDEKVRAHKWILAARSPVFKAQFFGPIGNPDIHRVVVEDVEPVIFKAMVNFIYADELHIHELAGSVSLWTSTVVVQHLLAAADRYGLDRLCLLCEAKLCDELTAETVATTLALAEQHHCAELKSACLKFAAVRENLGAVMETEGFDYLEETCPSVLSDLLATVAVLDDDPASVNRKRGACGNEDAIPVESVEAGERHTRRRL from the exons ATGCCTCCTCCCCACCCTTCCTGGTCGCGCTCCGTCACCGAGACCGTGCGGGGCTCCCACCAGTACACCGTCAAGGGTTTCTCCCTCGCCAAGGGCACGGGCCCCGGTCGCTACGTCGCCAGCGACGTCTTCGCCGTCGGCGGCTACCACTGGGCCGTCTACCTCTACCCCGACGGTAAGAACCCCGAGGACAACGCCAACTACGTCTCCGTCTTCGTCGCACTCGCCTCCGACGGCGCCGACGTACGCGCGCTCTTCGAGCTCACCCTCCTCGACCAGTCGGGACGCGGACGCCACAAGGTCCACTCCCACTTCGACCGATCCCTGCAGGCCGGCCCATACACACTCAAGTACAGGGGTTCCATGTG GGGTTACAAGCGCTTCTACAGAAGATCACTCCTGGAAACGTCTGATTTTCTAAAGAATGATTGTCTAGTAATGAACTGCACTGTAGGTGTTGTCAAGAATCGTATTGAAACGCCAAAGAACATCCAGATTCATGTTCCACCATCTGACATGGGCCATTGCTTCAAGGAGCTCCTCAGAGTCGGCATCGGCTGCGACATAACTTTTGAAGTGGGTGATGAGAAAGTCCGTGCTCATAAGTGGATTCTTGCTGCTCGCTCCCCGGTATTCAAAGCCCAATTCTTTGGCCCTATCGGAAATCCCGACATACACAGAGTTGTTGTGGAGGATGTGGAGCCTGTCATCTTCAAG GCAATGGTGAACTTCATATACGCTGATGAACTCCACATTCATGAACTAGCTGGATCTGTCTCGTTGTGGACATCAACAGTAGTGGTACAGCATTTATTGGCAGCGGCTGATAGATATGGATTGGACCGGCTATGTCTCCTATGTGAGGCAAAGTTATGTGATGAACTGACTGCTGAAACAGTTGCAACAACCTTAGCCCTAGCTGAACAGCACCATTGTGCTGAGCTGAAGTCTGCGTGTCTAAAGTTCGCTGCTGTTCGAGAAAATTTGGGAG CTGTTATGGAGACGGAAGGTTTTGATTACTTGGAGGAGACATGCCCTTCCGTATTGTCTGACTTATTAGCAACTGTGGCAGTATTGGACGATGATCCTGCATCAGTTAACCGAAAAAGGGGAGCTTGTGGTAACGAAGATGCGATTCCAGTGGAAAGTGTCGAGGCTGGTGAAAGGCACACCCGGAGGAGGCTTTAG